CGCATCGCCCAGATGGTGTTCGTTCCGGTGGTGCAGGCGCAATTCAGCGTCGTCAAGGAATTCGAGGAGAGCCGTCGCGGTGAGGGCGGTTTTGGCCACTCCGGAAGAAAATAACCTGATCTTGCCGTCGCATATCCGTAATTTACCGCCACGGGTCGGAAGTCAGGGCACCTTGCTGGCTAGCGTCGGCGGCGTCTTCTATGTTTACAGATAGGACAATCATTGTCCGGTGCAGGCCCGTTACGGCCTGACAAGAGGATTCGCGGTACATGGCCCAGTCGCTGACACGCATTCATCTTCAGGTATTCCTGATTCTGTTATTGTGCTTCTCGGCGATCGGTTATGCCGGTTACCTCGCCCTGCGCGACATGCAGTGGTCGTCCTATCGTGAACGGGTTTTACAAACCTCTCAAGAAACGGCTGCCCGGATAAACAGGCTTTTGACACAACAACGTCAGGCGCTTGAAAAAACGACACGCCTGCCTGCCGTGGTAATGGCGCTGCAACGTGGCTCTTCTGTGGCTCGATCGCATAAAGAGGATGAAATTGAATCCCAGCTGCCCGGTGTTGTCTCGGTCCAATTGATGTCGCACAACAATTCCGGAGGTTTGTCGTCCGCAGAGGCGCTTGATCCGGCTTGCCTCGACTACGTCCAGCGCATGGCAAAAACGAACACACCGGCTGTTCCGGAATTTCATGCCACGGGAACACCCGCTGCGCATTATGACCTGGCGGCACCCATCATGAATGAGAACCGGAGTCTGGCAGGATATCTTCTGGCCAGATTTTCCAGCGCGCCCTTGCAAGCGATTCTTGATCAATCCCTGCCTCCACATGCCTACATGGAATTGCAGCAGCCTGTGTCGGGCGCAGAAACACAGGCTGTGCTGACGGCAGGCGAGCCCTCCGATACGGTTACTGTCAGCAGTGAACTCGGCAATAGCCACTGGACACTGATATATCAGCCGGCTGAAACACCCTCTCTGATCCTGTCCGGAAGCAGAAAAATTTACTTTGCCATAATTCTCTCAGCCTTCGTCATTATCACTATCGTTCTGTTTCGCCTCTACCGAAAAACTCTCAAGGCAGTGCGGCACGATATTCATTCGTTGGTTCGAATGTTCCGCGACCTGCGTGAAGGCAGCGTGCGGGTCGAGTATCCGATGGCTTTGCGGGAATTCGCCGAGATTTTTGATTATCTGCGTGACCGTGGCCAAAAACTGGTCAAGGAAAAGGAAAAACTCAGGGACATGGGACTGATGGATCACCTGTCGCAGCTCGGTAACCGCCGGCACTTCGAGACGCGACTGCAAGAGCTGTTCGACGCCTCCAAGGCCAGTGGTCTCTCATCCGTGCTCATGATCGACATGGATCATTTCAAAGCCGTAAACGACAAACATGGACATGATGCCGGCGATGCGCTGATCGTCGGCTTCGCCAATGCCCTGCGCAAGGTGGTGCGCCAGACTGACGTACTCGCCCGTCTCGGCGGCGATGAGTTCTGCATCATCTACTCTTACGCGCCACTGGAAAAAGCCACGGTGCTGGTGGAACGCCTGCGCAAGCAGCTGCCGCGCGAAATACTGCTGACCAAGGGCGTGATGCATCAGCTGCGCTGGACTGGCGGCCTGAGCGCCATGTCCGACAAGGACACTAAACCGGACGATGTATTGTGGCGCGCTGACCAGGCACTGCTGCAGGCCAAGGAAGCCGGACGCAATGTTACAAAAGTTTCTGACCCCGTCGCCGGTCTTCCCGCGAAAAAGAAGATCATCGTTGGCTGATGATGGTGTTTTTTCGTCGCGGGGCTGCGCTTCACCTCGCCTGATGCGAAGGGATGCGGTAAACTGCCTCGTCGAAGCTTCCAATCCATAAAAAAACCATGTCAATATCCAAACCCGCCGGCATCGCGGCGGCACACGACCTTCCTGCGGAGATCTTCAAGGCCTATGACATCCGGGGCATTGTCGGCAAGACACTCACGCCGGAAATCGTCGAGCGCATCGGGCAGGCCCTGGGCAGCGAGGCGCTGGCAATAAAACAGAAGCGCTTCGTGATCGGACGCGACGGGCGCCTTTCGGGACCAGAACTGTCGGCGGCACTGGCGCGCGGCATCGCCCGCAGCGGCTGCGACGTGGTGGACATCGGCATGGTACCGACCCCGGTGGTGTATTTCGCGATCCAGCATCTCGGCGCCGGCTCTGGCGTAGCCGTTACCGGCAGCCACAACCCTCCCGATTACAACGGCCTCAAGATGGTCATCGGCGGCATTACCCTCTCGGGTGAGCTGATTCAGAAGCTGCGTGTTCGCATACTCAATAACGATCTGGTATCGGGCCAGGGAAATATCTCATCGTCAGACGTACGCGCAGCCTATCTCGATCGTGTGGTCAGTGACGTAAAGCTCGCGCGCCCGATGCGCGTGGCCGTGGACTGCGGCAATGGCGTGGCGGGCGAGATGGCTCCTCAATTACTCAAGCGCCTCGGCTGTCAGGTCACTGAACTTTTCTGCAAAATTGACGGTACTTTTCCCAATCATCACCCCGATCCGAGCAAACCGGAAAATCTCGAAGATCTGATCGCCGAAATCAGAAAGGGCGGTTACGACGTGGGCCTGGCCTTCGACGGTGATGGCGACCGCCTCGGCGTCATCGCGCCGGACGGCCACGTAATCTGGGCCGATCGCCAGATGATCCTGTACGCGCGTGACGTGTTGTCGCGTCATCCCGGCGGCGAAATCATCTACGACGTCAAATGCTCGCGCACGCTCGATGCCGAAATCCGAAAGGCCGGCGGCAAGCCCACCATGTGGAAAACCGGACACTCGTTCATCAAGGCCAAGCTCAGAGAAACCGGCGCCTTGCTCGCCGGTGAAATGAGCGGGCATATCTTCTTCAAGGAACGCTGGTATGGCTTCGACGACGGGCTCTACACCGCCGCGCGCCTGCTTGAATTACTCTCGCGCGACCCACGCCCGACGCAGGAAATCTTCGCCTCCCTGCCCAACACGGTGAACACACCGGAATTGAATCTCAAGTTTGCCGAGAGCGAGCATTTCACCGTTATCAAGGAACTGGTCCAACGTGCGCACTTTCCAGACGCGAAACTCACCACCATCGACGGCCTGCGCGCGGATTTCCCCGACGGCTTCGGCCTCGTGCGTGCCTCCAACACCACACCGGTGCTGGTGTTCCGCTTCGAAGGTGACAACAAAGAAGCATTGGAAAGAATTCAGAAACGCTTCCGCGAACTCGTCCTGGCCGTCCGTCCGGGGCTTGCGCTCCCGTTTTAATCGTTTTCCAATAACCGTTTCTCAAAAACCGCCCGCCAGCTCGGTGAAAGCGCGGGCAGGCGCGCGGCGCGTTCGTATTCCTCACGCGTGCCGCGGTCATGCCGCAGCCGGAACACGTCGCTCACGCAGAGAGAATCGGCATCGTGCGCGACCCGCTCGATGGCATCACCCGCGGCTACCCTTCCCTCCTGCAACACTCGCAGATAAAAACCGGTGCGATTGGCCGTGGCGAAACGGGCGGGGAATTGATCGTCACCCATGCGGATACCGAGCTTGAAACAGGGCGAGCGCGGCTGGGTGACCTGCACCCGCGCCTTCCCGATCTGAAATTCATCGCCGATGCAGACCGTATCTTCCAGCCAGCCGGTAATGGTGAAATTCTCCCCAAAATGCCCATGGGAAAAATCGTCACGCCCCAGCTCGGCTTCCCAGAAAGCGTAATGTTCGAACGGATAGGCATAGACCGCCTTGTCCGCCCCGCCGTGCACGCGCAAATCGGCCTGACCGTCGCCGTCCAGGTTCAGGTGCCGCAATAATATCGGCCCGACCACCGGTTCCTTGAATATGCCGGTACTTACCACCCGGCCCTCGTGGGGTACCGGACGGGGCATGCCAATGTTGACGGACATCAATTTCATCGCCTTGCCTCTGCGTAGAATGGGAATTAGCGGGGATATTGCCGGTCAATGTATACCGCAATCCGTCTTGAGGCTAAACTATTGATCATGCTGCACTGGTTTCTCACAGAACTGAAGACCATCGGACGGAGCACACTTGCCCTGGCGGGCGTGCTGTGGCTAATCGCCGCTGGCGCCCCCTGCGTCATGGCACAAACGTCGGCGCCGGACTCCGTTCCCAGCCACTGCCCGGAGCACGCGAAGCATAATGGCGCCGGACATGCCGTCATGCCGGATTGCGGACCCGTGACCGCGATCAACTGCCAGTTGCCCGACACGGGCACGCCGCTTGCAGCCAGCCTCGGCGATTTCGCCATGACACCGGTGTTATTGGTTACCCTGCCGGTTCCTGTGATGCTGTCGGACAACGGCCAGCAGCCGCGGCCCGATTTCTTCGCTCCCGATATTCACGCTCCTCCGCTTCACATCCGGTATCTCAAGCTGATCTTGTAGTTCTCTCCCGCGCGTTCACACGCGCTGTCGTTTTTTGTTCACGACTGCAAGGAGAGATTCATGTTTATTCGTTCTGTTTTACCCCGCATCGCGGGAATCCTGATCATCCAGCTGGCCACTATGTCCGGCGCCCTGGCGGCGCCTGAATTGACGTTGGCCGAGGCCGAACGCCTGGCGCTCGAACACGCGCCTTGGCTCGCGCACCACCGCACCAACGTGGATGCCGCCGCCGAACGCGCGGTGTACGAAGGAAGACTGCCAGACCCGCAACTCGTCGTTGGCGCACTCAACGTTCCCGTCGATACCTACAAGTTCAATCAAGAGGACATGACCATGACCATGGTCGGCATACGCCAGTCGTTTCCTCCCGGCGATACGCTCAAGCTCAAGGAACAACGCGCCGAGAAGGAGCTCACGCGCGAGCAAGTGCGCGTGGACATGGAGCGCCGCAATCTGCTGCGGCAGGTGCGCCAGACATGGATCGAGCTCTATTTCCAGCAACAGTCGCTGAACACGCTGGAAGAGCTGCGCCGCCTCGCGCGTAAACAACTGGAAGCGGCGGAGGCGCGCTATCGTGCCGCGCAGGAAATGCAGCAGACAGTGCTGAAAGCGCGTCAGGCACTGGCGCGCGTGCATGAACGTGAACCAATGCTACGCGCGCAGGCATCACGCTTGCAGGCGCAGTTGGCGCGCTGGGTGGGCGAGGCCGCCTATCAGCCCCTGCCATCCGAACTCCCTTCCCTGCCGGTTGTATCTGAAACATTCGATCACACCCGGCACCCCGAATGGCTCGCGGCCCAATACGGGCTGGAACAAGCGCGCATCGAGGTCGAGATGGCGCGCCAGGAATACAAGCCGGGATGGATGTTCGATCTTTCCTACGGTTTCCGCCGGCCGATGCCGGACGGCACTGAGCGACCGGACATGGTGACCGCGATGGTGACGCTGGATGTGCCCATCTTCCGGGAGAAGCGCCAGGACCGGCGGCTGGCGGAAAAACAGGCCATGGAAACCGGCGCCCATTATGAAATCGAAGACAAGCGTCGCGAGCTCGAGGTCATGTACCGCTCCATGCGCGCCGAATTCGAGGCGCTGGTCGAGCGCGAGAAAATATTTGTGCAGGAGCTGCTTCCCGCCACCCGCCGCGAGTCCCAGGTCACCGTGGCCGGGTTTGCGCGCGATCAGGCCGAGAACCGCGAAGCGCTCATGAAGGCGTTCGACACCGAACTTGAATACACGCGCCTGCGCGCAGATCGGGCCAAGGCACAGGCGGAACTTTTGTACCTTACCGGAGAACCACAGCCATGAATCGGAAAACGAAACTCACTGTGACAGCCGGCGCTGTCGTTGTACTGGGCATCGCCGTTGGTTGGTATTTTCTGGGTTCCAGCAAAAGTCCTGTCGACATCGAAAACGGTGTAAAGACGGAGCGCCAGATTCTCTACTGGACCGACCCCATGGTGCCCGGATATCGCAGCGACACGCCCGGCAAGTCGCCATTCATGGACATGGATCTCGTGCCGGTTTACGCGGACGAGGCCGGTGGCAGCGGCGCCCCGGTGATCACGGTCCGACCGGAGTTCATCCAGAATTTTGGCGTGCGGACACACAAGGTGACAAAGGGAGGCGCCGTACACACTATCACGGCGCAGGGCTATTTATTTCGTGACAGTAGCGGTCTTCGGGTTCTGCTGGACACTTTCGACCGCGAAATGAACTGGGTGCGTGCGGGATTGCCCGCAGAAATCCGTGTTACGGATTTTCCGGGGCGTCAATGGAACGGGACGGTAGAAAGCGTGAAATCCGACGTGGATGTCGGCACGCGATCCCTCAAGGCAAGTATACGCATCACCAATCCGGATGCCGTGCTCAAACCCAACATGTATGCCGAGGTGATCATCCGGGACCTGCGGCGCCACGACCAGAAAATCATGGTGCCGACTGAAGCACTGATCCGGACCGGATTCCGTACTGCCCTGCTGCTGGCACTGGGCGGCGGCCGGTTTCAGCCGATCGAGGTGGTGCCGGGCGAGGAATCCGGCGACTGGATAGAAATCCATCAGGGCATCAAGGAAGGCGATGTGGTCGTGACATCGGGCCAGTTCCTGATTGATTCCGAGGCGAGCGTGCGTGCGAGCTTCCAGCGCATGGAATCCGCGCCCGCCGATCCGCAGACCGGCAATCAGGGGAATAAACCGTGATTCTCCACATCATTCGCTGGTCCGTCCGCAATCGATTCCTAGTCCTTCTGCTGACGGCCATCTTGGTCGCTTGGGGGATATTCTCCCTCGTGCGCACTCCGCTAGATGCTATCCCCGACCTTTCCGACGTGCAGGTCATCGTCCAGACCAGCTATCCCGGCCAGGCGCCGCAGGTGGTGGAAGATCAGGTGACCTACCCGCTGACAACCGCCATGCTCTCGGTGCCGGGGGCGACGACCGTCCGCGGGTTTTCCCAGTTCGGCGAGTCTTTCGTGTATGTGCTCTTCAAGGACGGGACCGATCTTTACTGGGCGCGCTCGCGCGTGCTCGAGTACCTGAGCCAGGTTCTTCCGCGCCTGCCGCGCGGTGCGCGGCCCGCGCTCGGGCCGGATGCCACGGGTGTCGGCTGGGTTTACGAATACGCACTGATAGACCGCACTGGCAAACACGATCTCGCGCAATTACGCACGCTGCAAGACTGGTTTCTCAAATATGAACTGCGCACGATTCCGGGCGTGGCCGAGGTTGCGACCGTGGGCGGCATGGTAAAGCAATACCAGGTGGTGGTGGACCCGGTAAAACTTCGCGCGTACCGGCTCACATTAGAAAACGTTCGCAGCGCTATTCAGAATGCCAATCAGGAAACCGGCGGATCGGTCATCGAAATGGCCGAGGCTGAATACATGGTCCGCGTCCGCGGATATCTCAAGAACGAAAAAGATTTGCGCACCGTACCTCTCGGCGTGACGTCCACTGGCGCGCCCATTCGCCTGGATCATGTGGCCAATATACGGATTGGACCTGAGATGCGACGTGGAATTGCCGAGCTGAACGGCGAAGGCGAAGTCACGGGCGGCATTATCGTCATGCGTCACGGGGGAAATGCGCTGGCCACCATCAACGCGGCCAAGGCCAGGCTTGAGACCCTCAAGAAGAGCCTTCCGGAAGGCGTGGAGATCATAACGACCTATGACCGTTCAGCGGTCATCAAAAATGCCGTGAGCAATCTCACCGGGACGCTCATCGAGGAATTTATCGTGGTGGCGGTTGTATGCCTGGTGTTTCTGTTCCACCTGCGTTCCGCCCTGGTGGTTGTTGTCACGCTGCCGATCGGCATTCTCGTCAGTATCATCATCATGAAATACCAGGGGATCAACGCCAATATCATGTCACTTGGCGGCATCGCCATCGCCATCGGCGCCATGGTGGATGCCGCCATCGTCATGATCGAGAACGTGCACAAGCACATGGAAAAACAAAAGGTAACTGACGAGAACCGCTGGACCATCATCCGCACCGCCACCGAGGAGCTCGGCCCGCCGCTGTTTTATTCGCTGCTCATCATTGCGCTGAGTTTCATCCCGGTGTTTGCCCTCGAAGCCCAGGAGGGGCGGCTGTTTGCTCCGCTGGCCTTCACCAAGACCTACGCCATGGCCGCCGCGGCGGTGCTTTCGATCACGCTGGTGCCCGTGCTCATGGGCTATTTCATCCGTGGTCGCATCCGCGGCGAACAGGAAAATCCCGTGAGCCGCGGGTTGATCCGTGCCTACCGGCCAATGCTGGGCTGGGTGCTGGCACGGCCCAAACAGATATTGTGGGCCGCGACAGCGCTGGTGGCGCTGGGCGTCTTCCCCCTGACACAGCTCGGATCCGAATTCATGCCGGACATGGATGAGGGCGATATCCTGTACATGCCCACCACCCTTCCCAGCCTCGGCGCCGGCAAGGCACAGCAGCTTCTGCAGCAGACGGACCGGATACTTAAAACCTTCCCCGAGGTGGAGAGTGTATTTGGCAAAAGCGGGCGCGCGGAAACAGCAACCGACCCGGCACCGCTTTCCATGTTCGAAACCACGATTCAGCTCAAGCCGAGATCCGAGTGGCGGCCGGGAATGACCGTGAAAAAACTCATCGAGGAGATGAACGAGGCCACGAAGTTTCCGGGGCTGTCCAACGCCTTCGTCATGCCAATCAAGACCCGCATCGACATGCTGACCACCGGCATCCGCACGCCCGTCGGCATCAAGGTTTCCGGGCCATCGCTGGCAACCATCGATCTCATCGGTCGTGACATCGAAACCGCTGTACGCGATGTGAGGGGGACGGTATCGGTTTACTCCGAGCGTGTCACCGGTGCGCGTTATGTGGATGTCCGCATTGACCGCCAGCGTGCCGCGCGCTTCGGCATGAACATCTCCGACATCCAGGACACCGTGGCCACCGCCGTGGGCGGCATGAATATTACTGAAACCATCGAGGGACGGGAACGCTATCCGGTCAATATACGCTATGCCCAGGATATACGCGGTTCACTTGAACGATTACGCGCGTTACCACTGGTCACCATGAGCGGTATCCAGATCGCTCTGTCTGAGGTGGCCGATGTTCGCGTGGTGGACGGCCCGGACATGATACGCAGCGAAAACGCACGTCTTTCAGGATGGACCTACATTGACATGCGTGACCGTGACATCGGTTCCTACGTAGCCGATGCCAGGCGCGCGGTGGAAGAAAAGGTGAAACTGCCGCCAGGTTATTCGCTGCACTGGACCGGCCAGTTCGAGTACATGCAACGCGCCCTCGAACGCCTTAAGGTAGTTATCCCTTTCACGCTGGTCATTATCCTGCTGTTGCTCTACCTCAATTTCCGCAACGGCATGGAAGTGCTGATCGTAATCGGCACCTTGCCGCTGGCACTGGTGGGTGGTTTCTGGTTGCTGTATTTCCTCGGTTACAACCTGTCGGTTGCCGTTGCGGTGGGCTTCATCGCACTGGGCGGCGTGGCGGTCGAAATCGGCGTGGTCATGCTGGCCTACCTCGATCATGCGCTCAAGCGGCGCGAGAATGAGCGCGGTGCGGCGGGCCAGAAGCTATCGGTCAATGATGTGCGCGAGGCGGTCATCGAGGGCGCCCTGTTGCGCGTGCGGCCCGTGACCATGACCAAGGTGGCAATCATCGCCGCCTTGCTGCCAATCTTATGGAGCGAGGGAACGGGGTCAGAGGCCATGCAGCGCATCGCGGCGCCGATGGTGGGCGGCATGCTGAGCGTGGCCATCCTGACGCTCGCCGTGATTCCGGCGGCCTATTTCCTGTGGCAGGAATACCGCATCAGAAAGTCTGGAAAAAAGAATTAAAAGTCACTATCAAAATGAATAACAAAATCCTAAACCACGGGGAACACGGGGAAAAACAAATGGACCAAACCAGATTTCTTGGGCATTTTAGCTATCCCCGTGCTCCCCGTGGTTCTGAGTTTTTATTTTGTTAGACGCATTAGTCGCGCTTGCGCACGTAATAGTGGAAGGTTTTTCCTTCTTCTTCCGTGCGCAGCAGTTCATGACCGGTGCGCTTGCACCAGGCCGGAATGTCCATGCGCGAACCGAAATCGGTTGAAATCAGCTCGAGCACTTCGCCCGGTTGCATGGTCTTGATGGCGCGGTGCGCCTGCTTGAGCGGTTCCGGGCAGCATGTGCCCGAGGTGTCCACCGTCCGGTGTGGTTTGTCCTGGGCCACGACCATCCTCCCTTGTCAGCAATTACTCCATGGATGCCCTAGATTTAATGATTATTTACCGCAAAGACGCGAAGGACGCAAAGAAAAACTCAAGAATTTTGAAGTAAAAATCTTTGCGCTCTTTGTGCTGTACAGGAAGTACGAATGTCGCGGGCGCAGGGATGCGCGGGAGCGACCGCCTTTGCGGTGAGAACTGGTGTTTCTCAGAACTTCCCTAACATATCCTGCCGCCAAGACCGGATATAATCCCGCACCATGGGCAGGAACCGTCTTCCACCGGCCAAGAGCTCGGCCTACATCACGCCACAAGGCGCGCAACGTCTGCGCGAGGAACTGGATTATCTGTGGCGCGTGAAGCGGCCGCAGGTGACGCAGGCGGTATCAGAGGCCGCCGCCCAGGGCGATCGATCGGAAAACGCCGAATATATCTACGGCAAGAAACAATTGCGCGAAATAGACCGGCGCCTGCGTTATCTGCAGAAACGGCTCGAATCGCTGGTGATTGTGGACCGTCCGCCATCCGATGTCTCGCGCGTTTATTTCGGCGCCTGGGTACGGCTGGAAAACGAAGCTGGAAATATCGCTGAATACCGCATCGTCGGCCCGGATGAATTCGATCTCGAAAAAGGCCTGATCAGCATCGACTCGCCGCTGGCCCGCGCGCTGCTCAAGAAAACCGTGGATGACGAGATCACCGTCGTTCTGCCCCAAGGACGTATGGTCTACACCGTCCTGGAAATCAGCTATCGGCGGTTTGACGCAAGGGACCGATAACCCGCGACGCTGGGCCTTTGTTCGTTCTTTTAGAACATTTCTAATGATGGATGGTGGCGTTGTCGTAAGCGACAGGCAACCATCCCGCGTCATTCCAATGCTTAGCCTACTAAATTGGTCTAATATTTGCATAAACAACTAAATCAATTCTAACCGGTGGGGCACCCATCTTGGCGAGCGACTCCAGACGCGTAATCAATGTCTCCATCGGCCTGCTGGCTGTGGGCGTGCTCGTGCTCACCGGCGTACTGGCGCTGAACGCCTGGCGCGATCTCCGATCCGCGCGGCAGACCACGCATATCAACGCGCTGGTGGACACGCTCATCGAGGGCGCCGCGAAGACCGCACTCGAGCGCGGCACCGCCATGATCGCGCTGGGCGAGCCGCGACCGTTACGACCGACGCACCTGCAAAAACTCCGGGATATCCGCGAAGGCTGCAATTCGCTCTGGGAGAAGGCGCAAGCGCTCGCCCGCGAGGCCGCCGCCCATAGCCCGGCCCGGAAAGATCTTGAACAGGACATCGAGCGCACGGCGCGGGCCCACGAGGCACTGCACCGCGTGCGCGTGCATGTGGACAACGATCTGCTTCAGGACCGGAGCGACGATGCCGGCGCCTTCGAATGGTTCGACACCGCCACCCATTACATCAGCGAGACGCGGCATCTGCGCGAGGCCACCGGCGATGCCGTGGCGCAGCCGGGCGAGGCCTTCCTCTACAGTCTGCGGATCAAGCGTTATGCCTGGCTCCTCGCCGAGTACACCGGGCGCGAGCGCGCCGTCATCGGCTATTACATCGGCCGTCATCGCCCGGTACCGGCCGCGCGGCTGGACGATCTCAAGGCCTGGCGCGGCGTGGTCGAACAGGCGAACGAGCGGCTTACGAGCATACTGGAAAGCCAACACGTA
The Sulfuricaulis sp. DNA segment above includes these coding regions:
- a CDS encoding efflux RND transporter permease subunit codes for the protein MILHIIRWSVRNRFLVLLLTAILVAWGIFSLVRTPLDAIPDLSDVQVIVQTSYPGQAPQVVEDQVTYPLTTAMLSVPGATTVRGFSQFGESFVYVLFKDGTDLYWARSRVLEYLSQVLPRLPRGARPALGPDATGVGWVYEYALIDRTGKHDLAQLRTLQDWFLKYELRTIPGVAEVATVGGMVKQYQVVVDPVKLRAYRLTLENVRSAIQNANQETGGSVIEMAEAEYMVRVRGYLKNEKDLRTVPLGVTSTGAPIRLDHVANIRIGPEMRRGIAELNGEGEVTGGIIVMRHGGNALATINAAKARLETLKKSLPEGVEIITTYDRSAVIKNAVSNLTGTLIEEFIVVAVVCLVFLFHLRSALVVVVTLPIGILVSIIIMKYQGINANIMSLGGIAIAIGAMVDAAIVMIENVHKHMEKQKVTDENRWTIIRTATEELGPPLFYSLLIIALSFIPVFALEAQEGRLFAPLAFTKTYAMAAAAVLSITLVPVLMGYFIRGRIRGEQENPVSRGLIRAYRPMLGWVLARPKQILWAATALVALGVFPLTQLGSEFMPDMDEGDILYMPTTLPSLGAGKAQQLLQQTDRILKTFPEVESVFGKSGRAETATDPAPLSMFETTIQLKPRSEWRPGMTVKKLIEEMNEATKFPGLSNAFVMPIKTRIDMLTTGIRTPVGIKVSGPSLATIDLIGRDIETAVRDVRGTVSVYSERVTGARYVDVRIDRQRAARFGMNISDIQDTVATAVGGMNITETIEGRERYPVNIRYAQDIRGSLERLRALPLVTMSGIQIALSEVADVRVVDGPDMIRSENARLSGWTYIDMRDRDIGSYVADARRAVEEKVKLPPGYSLHWTGQFEYMQRALERLKVVIPFTLVIILLLLYLNFRNGMEVLIVIGTLPLALVGGFWLLYFLGYNLSVAVAVGFIALGGVAVEIGVVMLAYLDHALKRRENERGAAGQKLSVNDVREAVIEGALLRVRPVTMTKVAIIAALLPILWSEGTGSEAMQRIAAPMVGGMLSVAILTLAVIPAAYFLWQEYRIRKSGKKN
- a CDS encoding diguanylate cyclase — encoded protein: MAQSLTRIHLQVFLILLLCFSAIGYAGYLALRDMQWSSYRERVLQTSQETAARINRLLTQQRQALEKTTRLPAVVMALQRGSSVARSHKEDEIESQLPGVVSVQLMSHNNSGGLSSAEALDPACLDYVQRMAKTNTPAVPEFHATGTPAAHYDLAAPIMNENRSLAGYLLARFSSAPLQAILDQSLPPHAYMELQQPVSGAETQAVLTAGEPSDTVTVSSELGNSHWTLIYQPAETPSLILSGSRKIYFAIILSAFVIITIVLFRLYRKTLKAVRHDIHSLVRMFRDLREGSVRVEYPMALREFAEIFDYLRDRGQKLVKEKEKLRDMGLMDHLSQLGNRRHFETRLQELFDASKASGLSSVLMIDMDHFKAVNDKHGHDAGDALIVGFANALRKVVRQTDVLARLGGDEFCIIYSYAPLEKATVLVERLRKQLPREILLTKGVMHQLRWTGGLSAMSDKDTKPDDVLWRADQALLQAKEAGRNVTKVSDPVAGLPAKKKIIVG
- a CDS encoding phosphomannomutase/phosphoglucomutase; this encodes MSISKPAGIAAAHDLPAEIFKAYDIRGIVGKTLTPEIVERIGQALGSEALAIKQKRFVIGRDGRLSGPELSAALARGIARSGCDVVDIGMVPTPVVYFAIQHLGAGSGVAVTGSHNPPDYNGLKMVIGGITLSGELIQKLRVRILNNDLVSGQGNISSSDVRAAYLDRVVSDVKLARPMRVAVDCGNGVAGEMAPQLLKRLGCQVTELFCKIDGTFPNHHPDPSKPENLEDLIAEIRKGGYDVGLAFDGDGDRLGVIAPDGHVIWADRQMILYARDVLSRHPGGEIIYDVKCSRTLDAEIRKAGGKPTMWKTGHSFIKAKLRETGALLAGEMSGHIFFKERWYGFDDGLYTAARLLELLSRDPRPTQEIFASLPNTVNTPELNLKFAESEHFTVIKELVQRAHFPDAKLTTIDGLRADFPDGFGLVRASNTTPVLVFRFEGDNKEALERIQKRFRELVLAVRPGLALPF
- a CDS encoding TolC family protein, coding for MFIRSVLPRIAGILIIQLATMSGALAAPELTLAEAERLALEHAPWLAHHRTNVDAAAERAVYEGRLPDPQLVVGALNVPVDTYKFNQEDMTMTMVGIRQSFPPGDTLKLKEQRAEKELTREQVRVDMERRNLLRQVRQTWIELYFQQQSLNTLEELRRLARKQLEAAEARYRAAQEMQQTVLKARQALARVHEREPMLRAQASRLQAQLARWVGEAAYQPLPSELPSLPVVSETFDHTRHPEWLAAQYGLEQARIEVEMARQEYKPGWMFDLSYGFRRPMPDGTERPDMVTAMVTLDVPIFREKRQDRRLAEKQAMETGAHYEIEDKRRELEVMYRSMRAEFEALVEREKIFVQELLPATRRESQVTVAGFARDQAENREALMKAFDTELEYTRLRADRAKAQAELLYLTGEPQP
- a CDS encoding efflux RND transporter periplasmic adaptor subunit, translating into MNRKTKLTVTAGAVVVLGIAVGWYFLGSSKSPVDIENGVKTERQILYWTDPMVPGYRSDTPGKSPFMDMDLVPVYADEAGGSGAPVITVRPEFIQNFGVRTHKVTKGGAVHTITAQGYLFRDSSGLRVLLDTFDREMNWVRAGLPAEIRVTDFPGRQWNGTVESVKSDVDVGTRSLKASIRITNPDAVLKPNMYAEVIIRDLRRHDQKIMVPTEALIRTGFRTALLLALGGGRFQPIEVVPGEESGDWIEIHQGIKEGDVVVTSGQFLIDSEASVRASFQRMESAPADPQTGNQGNKP
- the greB gene encoding transcription elongation factor GreB — protein: MGRNRLPPAKSSAYITPQGAQRLREELDYLWRVKRPQVTQAVSEAAAQGDRSENAEYIYGKKQLREIDRRLRYLQKRLESLVIVDRPPSDVSRVYFGAWVRLENEAGNIAEYRIVGPDEFDLEKGLISIDSPLARALLKKTVDDEITVVLPQGRMVYTVLEISYRRFDARDR
- a CDS encoding MOSC domain-containing protein → MKLMSVNIGMPRPVPHEGRVVSTGIFKEPVVGPILLRHLNLDGDGQADLRVHGGADKAVYAYPFEHYAFWEAELGRDDFSHGHFGENFTITGWLEDTVCIGDEFQIGKARVQVTQPRSPCFKLGIRMGDDQFPARFATANRTGFYLRVLQEGRVAAGDAIERVAHDADSLCVSDVFRLRHDRGTREEYERAARLPALSPSWRAVFEKRLLEND
- a CDS encoding sulfurtransferase TusA family protein; translated protein: MAQDKPHRTVDTSGTCCPEPLKQAHRAIKTMQPGEVLELISTDFGSRMDIPAWCKRTGHELLRTEEEGKTFHYYVRKRD